A genomic region of Serratia fonticola contains the following coding sequences:
- the bcsB gene encoding cellulose biosynthesis cyclic di-GMP-binding regulatory protein BcsB, which produces MTRKINWFTALALGISTLSQAETATAPTAIVTPPANTVAEAPAVATMPTPAPEIPNAPVRDVQLSFTDVAPPPGAFILRGVRPEGQVEFGVRSDEVVSQAMLDLEFTPSPSLIPVESHVKVYLNDELMGVTTVTKEQLGNASRIQMPIDPRYITDFNRIRLVFVGHYQNICENPANSTLWLDVSKSSSLNLRFQTLPLKNELSHFPEPFFDSRDNRPLTLPMVFAGQPDLTQQRAAGILASWFGTKAQWRGQSFPTLFNRLPDQHAIVFATNKQRPDFLKDYPPVNGPTVEMISHPDNPYVKLLLVQGRDDDDLITAVKGIAQGNILFRGQNLTVDKVEQLAPRQPYDAPNWVRTDRAMRFSELQQYAEQLQTNGVEPAPIMLSMNLPPDLFLIHSTGIDMQLKYRYTSPRIQDGSRLSISLNNQFVQSYSLVPENEKGTQLLRLPLLQGLLDSDKAVNIPALKLGASNQLRFDFDYTTLLASGAEGRCETYSLAPNHAVIDGSSTIDFSGYRHFIAMPDLRAFANAGFPFSRLADLSQTLVLVNKQPQPAQVSALLNALGNVGAQTGYPALAFTLADDWSQAKDKDADILLIGTIPPELRDDKKINLLVDATLSWVKQPIRQLPLPEMEVQQDDATPDSKTTISSEGAMSAIIGVQSPFHDQRSIVALLADSPRGYALLNNALLDSGKRAAVFGSVAVIRESGVDSLRVGDIYYVGHLPWWERIWYALSTHPVVLGVIAALVVVMVALLLRRGLKAFSRRRLSPEERD; this is translated from the coding sequence ATGACGAGAAAAATAAACTGGTTTACTGCATTGGCCCTAGGCATCAGTACATTGTCTCAGGCGGAAACCGCTACTGCGCCGACCGCTATCGTGACGCCGCCAGCGAATACCGTGGCAGAGGCTCCCGCTGTTGCTACGATGCCCACGCCTGCTCCTGAGATCCCCAATGCACCGGTGCGCGATGTGCAACTTTCGTTTACCGATGTCGCGCCGCCACCGGGGGCTTTTATTCTGCGTGGGGTTCGCCCGGAGGGGCAGGTCGAGTTTGGCGTGCGCAGTGATGAGGTGGTTTCACAGGCGATGCTGGATCTGGAGTTTACGCCTTCTCCTTCGCTGATCCCGGTGGAGTCGCACGTTAAGGTGTATCTCAACGATGAGCTGATGGGTGTCACCACGGTCACCAAGGAACAGTTGGGCAATGCCAGCCGTATCCAGATGCCGATAGATCCACGCTATATCACCGATTTTAACCGCATCCGTCTGGTGTTTGTCGGCCATTATCAGAACATTTGCGAAAACCCTGCCAACAGTACGCTGTGGCTGGATGTCAGCAAATCCAGCTCGCTGAACCTGCGTTTCCAGACGCTGCCGCTGAAAAATGAGCTTTCGCATTTCCCGGAGCCGTTCTTCGACAGCCGGGACAATCGGCCATTAACGTTACCGATGGTCTTTGCAGGCCAGCCAGATCTGACGCAACAGCGTGCGGCGGGGATCCTGGCCTCTTGGTTTGGCACCAAGGCGCAGTGGCGTGGTCAGTCATTCCCGACGCTATTCAACCGGTTACCTGACCAGCACGCTATCGTTTTTGCGACCAATAAGCAGCGCCCAGACTTCCTGAAGGACTATCCGCCCGTCAACGGGCCGACGGTGGAGATGATCAGCCATCCGGATAACCCCTATGTGAAACTGTTGCTGGTGCAGGGGCGTGACGACGACGACCTGATCACGGCGGTAAAAGGTATCGCTCAGGGTAATATTCTGTTCCGTGGTCAGAATCTGACCGTAGACAAGGTGGAGCAATTGGCGCCCCGTCAGCCGTATGACGCCCCTAACTGGGTACGGACCGATCGGGCAATGCGCTTCAGTGAGCTGCAGCAATATGCAGAGCAGTTGCAAACCAATGGCGTCGAGCCCGCGCCGATCATGTTGTCGATGAATCTGCCGCCGGACCTGTTCCTGATCCACAGCACCGGCATCGATATGCAGTTGAAATACCGCTATACCTCGCCGCGTATTCAGGATGGCTCGCGTTTGAGTATTAGCCTGAACAACCAGTTTGTGCAGTCCTATTCTCTGGTGCCAGAGAATGAAAAGGGTACGCAACTGCTGCGCCTGCCGCTGCTCCAGGGGCTGCTTGATTCGGATAAGGCGGTCAACATTCCTGCGCTGAAACTGGGGGCGTCCAACCAACTGCGTTTCGATTTCGATTACACGACGCTGCTGGCCAGCGGGGCTGAAGGACGTTGTGAGACCTACTCGCTGGCGCCTAACCATGCGGTGATCGACGGCAGTTCAACCATCGACTTCTCGGGTTATCGCCACTTTATTGCCATGCCCGATCTACGTGCCTTTGCGAATGCCGGTTTCCCCTTCAGCCGTTTGGCCGATCTGTCGCAAACGCTGGTGCTGGTGAATAAACAGCCACAGCCAGCCCAGGTGAGCGCACTACTTAATGCGTTGGGAAATGTGGGGGCGCAAACCGGTTATCCGGCGTTGGCCTTTACGTTGGCCGATGATTGGTCGCAGGCCAAGGATAAAGACGCCGATATCCTGCTCATTGGCACCATCCCTCCTGAGCTGCGTGATGACAAGAAAATCAACCTGTTGGTGGATGCGACATTAAGCTGGGTGAAACAGCCGATACGGCAACTGCCGCTGCCGGAAATGGAGGTGCAGCAAGATGATGCCACCCCGGACAGCAAAACCACCATCAGCTCCGAGGGGGCCATGTCGGCAATTATCGGCGTGCAGTCACCGTTCCACGATCAACGCAGTATCGTTGCCTTGCTGGCGGACAGTCCACGAGGTTACGCACTGCTGAACAACGCATTGTTAGACAGTGGCAAACGCGCTGCGGTGTTTGGCTCCGTTGCCGTGATCCGTGAGTCAGGGGTCGATAGCCTGCGCGTGGGGGATATTTACTATGTTGGCCATTTGCCATGGTGGGAGCGTATCTGGTATGCGCTATCGACTCACCCGGTGGTGCTGGGAGTGATCGCTGCGCTGGTGGTCGTTATGGTGGCTCTGTTGCTGCGTCGCGGTCTGAAGGCCTTTAGCCGCCGCCGTCTGTCACCGGAAGAGCGGGATTAA
- the bcsZ gene encoding cellulose synthase complex periplasmic endoglucanase BcsZ, whose protein sequence is MAASYLKHLLSGLLLCAFSTAAACDWPAWQQYKQFYISDEGRVIDPSSPNRITTSEGQSYGLFFALVANDRPTFDKLLEWTENNLSAGDLSAHLPAWLWGKDDKNNWKVLDSNSASDSDLWIAYDLLEAGRLWQSRRYQTLGTLLLQRIGREEVADIPGLGLMLLPGKIGFVAQDRWRLNPSYLPPQLLARFASLNGPWKAMQKTGQRLWLETAPQGFSPDWVAWQAGKGWQPDPVKPNIGSYDAIRVYLWAGMLADDDPHKAALVKQFQPMVHLTAQLGVPPEKTDTASGKTTGTGPVGFSASLLPLLATQPDALAVQRQRIKDNPLGNDAYFSASLTLFGQGWDQQRYRFNRQGELQPSWGSQCTTSD, encoded by the coding sequence ATGGCGGCCTCTTATCTGAAACACCTGTTATCGGGCCTGCTGCTGTGCGCTTTCAGCACGGCAGCTGCCTGTGATTGGCCTGCCTGGCAGCAGTACAAACAGTTTTACATCAGTGATGAAGGGCGAGTGATCGATCCCAGCAGTCCGAACCGCATCACCACTTCCGAAGGACAGAGTTACGGGCTGTTCTTTGCCTTGGTGGCCAACGACAGGCCCACCTTCGACAAGCTGTTGGAGTGGACAGAGAACAATCTGTCTGCAGGCGATCTGAGTGCGCATTTGCCAGCCTGGCTGTGGGGCAAGGACGATAAAAACAATTGGAAAGTGCTGGACAGTAATTCGGCTTCTGATTCCGATCTGTGGATAGCTTACGACCTGTTGGAAGCCGGGCGGCTATGGCAAAGCCGCCGCTATCAAACGCTAGGCACATTATTGTTACAACGGATTGGCCGTGAAGAGGTCGCCGATATTCCAGGGTTGGGATTGATGCTGTTACCGGGCAAGATCGGTTTTGTGGCACAGGATCGCTGGCGGCTTAATCCCAGTTATCTGCCCCCACAGTTACTGGCACGTTTTGCCTCGCTGAATGGGCCCTGGAAAGCCATGCAGAAAACCGGCCAGCGGTTATGGTTGGAAACGGCACCTCAGGGCTTCTCGCCAGACTGGGTGGCCTGGCAAGCGGGAAAGGGGTGGCAACCCGATCCGGTCAAACCCAATATCGGTAGTTATGACGCTATCCGCGTCTATCTCTGGGCCGGTATGCTGGCGGATGACGATCCCCACAAGGCGGCACTGGTGAAACAGTTTCAGCCGATGGTTCATCTCACCGCGCAGCTCGGCGTTCCCCCAGAGAAAACCGATACCGCCAGTGGAAAAACCACCGGTACCGGCCCGGTTGGCTTCTCTGCGTCGCTGTTGCCGCTGTTAGCCACGCAACCCGATGCCTTGGCGGTACAGCGCCAACGTATTAAAGATAATCCGTTGGGTAATGACGCCTATTTTAGCGCTTCTTTGACACTGTTCGGTCAGGGATGGGATCAGCAACGTTATCGTTTTAATCGTCAGGGTGAACTTCAACCCTCCTGGGGCAGCCAATGCACAACTTCAGACTAG
- the bcsA gene encoding UDP-forming cellulose synthase catalytic subunit, whose translation MSRVLSLFLIPPVHRVVRERYRGYRRVGASAFTAFFTTLLVALGWLFLRFESPAWRKVLAGRSYWFPHISSHRPRPADIVRYFFQVVWLLVTRSGPAPMGRYHFAGWHKLQLRYVNWLQSLPQRLQAVGMEERSVQRLNRMNKRVRRVLFIVVGILAGILALLCISQPFELPAQFVFVLLLWCIAMVVRRIPGRLPGLMLIVLSLTVSCRYLWWRYTSTLNWDDPLSLICGLLLLVAETYAWVVLVLGYFQTVWPLHRQPVPMPGESSTWPTVDLMVPTYNEELAVVKPTIYAALGIDWPKDKINIYILDDGNRPEFKAFAEEVGVQYIARPTHEHAKAGNINNALKHATGEFVTIFDCDHVPTRSFLQLTMGWFFKDKKLAMLQTPHHFFSPDPFERNLGRFRQTPNEGTLFYGLVQDGNDMWDATFFCGSCAILRRTALDEIGGIAVETVTEDAHTSLRLHRRGHTSAYIRIPQAAGLATESLSAHIGQRIRWARGMVQIFRLDNPLLGKGLKFFQRLCYANAMLHFLSGIPRLIFLTAPLAFLLLHAYIIFAPALAIALYVLPHMIHASLTNSRIQGKYRHSFWSEIYETVLAWYIARPTTVALFNPHKGKFNVTAKGGLIEQEHVDWVITRPYLFLVILNLAGLVFGVWRFFYGPVDEMMTVVISLVWVVYNMTILGGAVAVAVEARQVRQSHRVEIAMPAAVARADGHLFPCTLRDYSDGGVGLEMRIPDQLKEDDALALLLKRGQQEFSFPCVVTRANGRYVGIRLNELSKRQHIEFIQCTFARADTWALWQDGFPEDRPVDSLRDVLMLGFHGYRRMADYAPPLMRSILVGFTTLATWILSFIPHGVGRDRAPTPAKQETVA comes from the coding sequence ATGAGCCGGGTACTGAGCCTGTTTCTGATCCCGCCCGTTCACCGGGTGGTGCGAGAGCGCTACCGGGGTTATCGTCGCGTGGGGGCCTCGGCATTCACTGCTTTTTTCACGACGCTGCTCGTAGCTTTGGGTTGGCTGTTTTTACGCTTTGAATCCCCTGCCTGGCGGAAGGTGCTGGCAGGCCGTAGCTACTGGTTCCCGCATATTTCCTCACATCGCCCGCGTCCGGCGGATATTGTGCGTTATTTCTTCCAGGTGGTATGGCTGCTGGTGACCCGTAGCGGCCCGGCCCCCATGGGGCGCTACCATTTTGCCGGTTGGCACAAGTTGCAACTGCGTTACGTCAATTGGTTACAGAGCTTGCCGCAGCGTTTGCAGGCCGTGGGGATGGAGGAGCGTTCGGTACAGCGCCTCAATCGGATGAACAAACGTGTGCGCCGGGTGCTGTTTATCGTGGTGGGGATTTTGGCGGGTATACTGGCGTTACTGTGTATCTCACAACCCTTTGAACTTCCTGCCCAGTTTGTCTTTGTGCTGTTGCTGTGGTGCATTGCCATGGTGGTGCGCCGTATTCCAGGGCGCTTACCCGGCCTGATGCTGATTGTGCTTTCACTGACCGTCTCCTGCCGTTATCTCTGGTGGCGTTATACCTCCACGTTAAACTGGGACGACCCGCTGAGCCTGATTTGCGGTTTGCTGTTGCTGGTGGCGGAAACCTATGCCTGGGTGGTACTGGTGCTGGGCTACTTCCAGACCGTTTGGCCATTGCATCGCCAACCGGTGCCGATGCCCGGTGAAAGCAGCACCTGGCCGACTGTCGATCTGATGGTGCCGACCTACAATGAAGAACTGGCGGTAGTCAAGCCAACTATCTATGCAGCGTTGGGTATCGATTGGCCAAAAGACAAGATTAATATCTATATTCTGGATGACGGCAACCGACCCGAGTTTAAAGCCTTTGCCGAAGAGGTGGGGGTGCAATACATTGCGCGACCGACGCATGAACATGCCAAAGCAGGGAATATCAATAACGCCCTGAAGCACGCAACCGGTGAGTTTGTCACCATCTTTGACTGCGACCACGTTCCCACCCGTTCTTTCCTGCAATTGACCATGGGCTGGTTTTTCAAAGATAAAAAGTTGGCGATGCTGCAAACACCACACCATTTCTTCTCGCCGGACCCGTTTGAACGCAACCTGGGGCGCTTCCGCCAGACGCCGAACGAGGGCACACTGTTCTACGGCCTGGTACAGGACGGAAACGACATGTGGGATGCCACTTTCTTCTGTGGTTCCTGTGCCATCCTGCGTCGTACCGCTCTGGACGAAATCGGTGGTATTGCGGTAGAAACCGTGACCGAGGATGCGCATACTTCCCTCCGTCTGCACCGCCGTGGGCATACCTCGGCCTATATCCGTATACCACAGGCGGCCGGATTGGCGACAGAAAGCCTGTCTGCACATATTGGCCAGCGTATTCGCTGGGCGCGCGGCATGGTACAGATCTTCAGGCTGGATAACCCGTTGCTGGGTAAAGGGCTCAAATTTTTCCAGCGGTTGTGCTACGCCAACGCCATGCTGCACTTCCTTTCCGGTATTCCGCGCCTGATCTTCCTGACCGCACCGCTGGCATTCCTGCTGCTGCATGCTTACATCATCTTTGCCCCGGCACTGGCCATCGCTCTGTATGTGCTGCCCCATATGATCCACGCCAGTTTGACCAACTCACGTATTCAGGGGAAATATCGCCACTCCTTCTGGAGTGAAATTTACGAAACCGTGCTGGCCTGGTATATCGCCCGGCCTACCACCGTGGCGTTGTTTAATCCCCACAAGGGCAAGTTCAACGTCACCGCCAAGGGGGGATTGATAGAGCAAGAACATGTCGACTGGGTGATTACTCGGCCTTATCTGTTCCTGGTTATCCTCAATCTGGCCGGTCTGGTTTTTGGTGTCTGGCGCTTTTTCTATGGCCCGGTGGACGAAATGATGACGGTGGTGATCAGCCTGGTGTGGGTGGTCTATAACATGACGATCCTCGGCGGTGCCGTGGCGGTAGCGGTGGAAGCCCGGCAGGTGCGTCAGTCGCATCGTGTAGAGATTGCCATGCCTGCTGCGGTGGCCCGCGCCGATGGCCATCTGTTCCCCTGTACGTTGCGTGATTACTCCGATGGTGGGGTTGGCTTGGAAATGCGTATACCGGACCAGTTGAAAGAGGATGACGCGCTAGCCTTACTGCTTAAACGTGGCCAGCAGGAGTTCAGTTTCCCTTGTGTAGTGACCCGTGCGAATGGTCGTTACGTGGGGATCCGCCTGAACGAGCTTTCTAAGCGCCAACATATCGAATTTATTCAGTGCACCTTTGCGCGCGCCGATACCTGGGCGCTGTGGCAAGACGGATTTCCGGAAGACCGGCCGGTGGATAGCCTGCGTGATGTTCTGATGCTGGGCTTCCATGGCTACCGGCGCATGGCGGATTACGCTCCGCCGCTGATGCGCAGTATTCTTGTCGGCTTTACCACGCTCGCAACCTGGATCCTGTCATTTATTCCGCATGGTGTAGGAAGAGATCGCGCCCCAACTCCGGCAAAACAAGAAACAGTGGCGTAG
- the bcsR gene encoding cellulose biosynthesis protein BcsR, translating to MNNNVLKRFNEKAPLEIEDDLRALSHAFSLPQLNYIDISRQERLTQMMTRWPLVAELAKKTGSI from the coding sequence ATGAATAATAATGTGTTGAAGCGCTTTAATGAGAAAGCGCCATTAGAAATTGAAGATGACTTGCGGGCGTTAAGCCATGCTTTTTCTTTGCCCCAACTGAACTATATCGACATTTCGCGTCAGGAACGGTTAACGCAAATGATGACTCGTTGGCCGCTGGTGGCGGAATTGGCGAAAAAAACGGGGAGTATTTGA
- the bcsC gene encoding cellulose synthase complex outer membrane protein BcsC, giving the protein MHNFRLGWLSLFPLSLAMLPQAQSADTVAPEQWLLEQVRIGEASHKDELIRQSLYRLELMDPNNPDVISARMRLALRQGNLVLAQQQLDKLKGVAPQSPVYRQAEMNMQLTQPETRQKLQQARLMAAAGRLPEAKAQYDALFQGEPPTLDLAVEYWRLVARLPGQEPAAIKQLQALDKQYPGNVDLRMMLAKMLFSQDRDAQAYDILQRVAADPGGRSAAADLWLEKVKAMPVSPQSVSALNRFLGVFENGEQALIAQQELARQRTLLADPAYQARVSGLARVDKGAGRDAIPVLKKALSSAPNDAQVLGALGLAYSRAGNRQQALNLFQQAQKADKDNYDSGKWQSLIQSTRYWLAIDAGDKALKANNLPLAQQKYQQARQIDNSDSDALIGLGDVAVAGKDDAAAERYYQQALRLDPSSGSAVRGLVNIYQRQSPQKALTYLNSLSRGQQNKMRSTLDGLQLDMLKQQADELAQHQQWPQAAEKYRQAHLKAPDDVWLTYHYAQTLRQAGQPQQADALFSQFVQKHPHDPQQTYAYALYLSGSDRDPQALAHLNTLPKAQWNADMREMAQRLQMQATLDHAEQLRGRGDEPAAIAYLRQQPADTRIDLTLADWALERGEYHEALADYQRVRAREPNNPDARLGEVEAYIAEGKLSEARQQLQTTPPQPDESINGQRRIANAWLAVGEPQNATDIFTQLKKVAQQEPPGQAKALVYRDAARLEQAQLQPALAEQDYRQAMVASGIAPTVPEDNDGYTRLTRNNPTDDWLKRGIRSDAADLYRQQDVRVTLDHDYWRSSGTGGISDSQAHDTMLQVDIPLYDGRMFFRTDTVQLNAGTFSTNGSKYYETFGTCNTVGCSGDEGQKSTGTSVAAGWANDHWQTDIGTTPMGFEVVDWVGGVAYSGDWNHIGWTLGASRRPMSSSLLAFGGTRDPNTGITWGGVRATGINLSASYDRGEANGVWADLSAHQLTGKNVEDNQRQRLMAGYYYKVINEDNRRATVGLSTMLWHYQKDLSGYSLGQGGYYSPQEYVSLAVPVNYRQRTENWSWEVGGSVSVSHSKTKDEYRYPLQGLIPDSLPDKYAVESGGSSSGVGYTLRAIIERRLSSHWTLGAGIDIQQAKDYTPSHALIYLRYSLGGWQGDLDLPPQPLTPYADFK; this is encoded by the coding sequence ATGCACAACTTCAGACTAGGCTGGCTGAGCCTGTTTCCATTAAGCCTGGCGATGCTGCCGCAGGCGCAGAGTGCTGACACCGTTGCTCCCGAGCAGTGGCTATTGGAGCAGGTACGCATCGGTGAGGCCAGCCATAAAGATGAACTGATTCGTCAGTCGCTTTACCGCCTTGAGCTGATGGATCCGAACAATCCTGATGTGATTTCGGCGCGAATGCGCCTGGCATTGCGCCAGGGCAACCTGGTATTGGCGCAACAGCAGTTGGATAAGCTGAAGGGAGTAGCACCGCAATCGCCGGTGTATCGTCAGGCCGAAATGAACATGCAACTGACGCAACCGGAAACCCGTCAGAAGTTGCAACAGGCTCGTCTGATGGCGGCCGCAGGCCGCTTGCCGGAAGCCAAAGCCCAGTACGACGCATTATTTCAAGGCGAACCGCCAACGCTCGACCTGGCCGTGGAGTATTGGCGGCTGGTGGCGCGCTTACCTGGCCAGGAACCTGCCGCGATCAAGCAGTTACAGGCATTGGATAAACAATATCCCGGCAATGTAGACCTGCGTATGATGCTGGCGAAGATGCTGTTCAGCCAGGATCGGGATGCTCAGGCGTATGACATACTGCAGCGGGTCGCTGCCGATCCTGGTGGCCGTAGCGCTGCGGCGGATTTGTGGTTGGAAAAAGTTAAGGCGATGCCGGTCAGTCCGCAGAGTGTCAGTGCGTTGAACCGCTTCCTGGGCGTGTTTGAAAATGGAGAACAGGCCCTCATTGCTCAACAGGAATTGGCCAGACAAAGAACGCTATTGGCCGATCCCGCCTATCAGGCCCGCGTAAGCGGGCTGGCGCGGGTGGATAAAGGCGCTGGACGCGACGCAATCCCGGTACTGAAAAAAGCGTTATCAAGTGCGCCCAATGATGCACAAGTGCTAGGCGCGCTTGGGCTGGCGTATTCGCGCGCCGGTAATCGGCAACAGGCGTTGAACCTGTTCCAGCAGGCGCAGAAAGCGGACAAGGATAACTACGACAGCGGTAAATGGCAGAGCCTGATCCAAAGCACTCGCTATTGGCTGGCGATCGATGCGGGCGATAAGGCGTTGAAGGCCAATAATCTGCCGCTGGCCCAGCAAAAGTATCAGCAGGCGCGACAGATTGATAACAGTGACAGCGATGCATTAATCGGCCTGGGCGACGTTGCCGTGGCGGGTAAAGATGATGCCGCTGCAGAGCGTTATTATCAGCAGGCCTTGCGCCTTGATCCGAGCAGCGGCAGTGCGGTGCGGGGATTGGTGAATATCTATCAGCGACAGTCGCCACAGAAAGCTTTGACGTACCTTAACAGCCTGTCTCGTGGGCAGCAGAACAAGATGCGCAGTACGCTCGACGGCCTGCAATTGGACATGCTCAAGCAACAGGCTGATGAGCTGGCGCAGCACCAGCAGTGGCCGCAGGCGGCGGAAAAGTATCGTCAGGCGCACCTGAAGGCTCCCGACGATGTCTGGTTGACCTATCACTATGCGCAAACGCTGCGCCAGGCCGGGCAACCGCAACAGGCTGACGCGCTGTTCAGCCAGTTCGTGCAGAAACACCCTCACGATCCGCAGCAGACCTACGCCTACGCGTTATATCTGTCTGGCAGCGATCGCGATCCCCAGGCGTTGGCGCATCTGAATACCCTGCCGAAAGCGCAGTGGAATGCAGATATGCGTGAAATGGCGCAGCGCCTGCAGATGCAGGCGACGCTCGATCACGCCGAGCAACTCCGGGGGCGTGGCGACGAACCCGCGGCGATCGCCTATCTGCGCCAGCAGCCAGCTGATACACGTATCGATCTGACCCTGGCCGACTGGGCATTGGAAAGAGGGGAGTACCACGAGGCACTGGCGGATTACCAGCGGGTACGGGCGCGTGAGCCGAATAACCCGGATGCGCGGCTGGGAGAAGTGGAAGCCTATATTGCCGAGGGCAAACTGAGTGAGGCGCGCCAACAACTGCAAACGACTCCGCCGCAACCGGATGAGTCGATCAACGGTCAACGCCGGATCGCCAATGCCTGGCTGGCAGTGGGAGAGCCGCAGAATGCAACGGATATCTTCACGCAACTGAAAAAGGTTGCCCAGCAAGAGCCGCCAGGTCAGGCGAAAGCGTTGGTCTATCGTGATGCAGCAAGGCTTGAGCAGGCTCAGTTGCAACCGGCACTGGCAGAGCAGGATTATCGTCAGGCGATGGTTGCCAGCGGTATTGCTCCCACGGTGCCAGAGGACAATGACGGTTATACCCGTCTGACGCGCAATAACCCGACAGATGACTGGTTGAAACGAGGTATTCGCTCTGATGCGGCGGATCTCTATCGTCAACAGGATGTCAGGGTCACGCTCGACCATGACTACTGGCGTTCGAGCGGCACCGGTGGGATCTCGGATTCACAGGCGCACGATACCATGTTGCAGGTGGATATACCCTTGTACGATGGTCGCATGTTCTTCCGTACCGATACCGTGCAACTGAATGCGGGGACGTTTTCTACCAATGGCAGCAAGTATTATGAAACTTTTGGTACCTGTAATACGGTAGGGTGCAGTGGCGACGAAGGGCAGAAGTCCACTGGCACCAGCGTAGCGGCAGGTTGGGCTAACGATCATTGGCAAACCGATATCGGCACTACGCCAATGGGGTTTGAGGTGGTGGACTGGGTAGGGGGTGTGGCTTATAGCGGTGACTGGAACCACATCGGCTGGACGCTGGGGGCATCACGGCGGCCAATGAGCAGTTCGCTGCTGGCTTTTGGCGGTACGCGCGATCCAAACACCGGCATTACCTGGGGAGGTGTGCGTGCGACCGGTATCAACCTGAGCGCCAGCTACGATCGCGGAGAGGCTAACGGCGTATGGGCCGATCTCAGTGCCCATCAGCTTACGGGAAAAAATGTTGAGGATAACCAGCGTCAGCGTTTGATGGCCGGTTATTACTATAAAGTGATTAACGAGGACAACCGCCGCGCCACCGTTGGGTTAAGCACCATGCTCTGGCATTATCAAAAGGACTTGAGCGGTTACTCTCTTGGGCAGGGTGGCTATTACAGCCCGCAGGAGTATGTCTCGCTGGCGGTGCCGGTCAACTATCGGCAGCGCACGGAAAACTGGTCATGGGAGGTTGGGGGCTCGGTGTCCGTTTCGCACTCGAAAACCAAGGATGAATACCGCTATCCCCTGCAAGGGCTCATCCCGGATTCACTGCCGGATAAGTATGCAGTGGAAAGTGGTGGCTCCTCTTCTGGGGTGGGTTATACGCTGCGGGCAATTATCGAACGCCGCCTCAGTTCACACTGGACGCTGGGGGCGGGCATCGATATTCAGCAGGCTAAAGACTACACGCCTAGCCATGCGCTGATTTATCTGCGTTACTCGCTCGGCGGGTGGCAGGGGGACCTCGATTTGCCACCGCAGCCACTGACCCCTTACGCCGACTTCAAGTAA
- the bcsQ gene encoding cellulose biosynthesis protein BcsQ: protein MPVIALQGVRGGIGATSITAALAWALQELGEPVLAIDLSPDNLLRLHFNTPFDLNRGWARAQLEGADWQQGAMRYCNTLDFLPFGHLTQTEQRELQQQNRETPERWPDFLARLRASGHYRWILLDIPAGSDPLQEQQLAMADRVFVVLNPDANCHARLHQQPMPEGCHFLINNFASTSSLQQDLHQLWLQTLVNLLPVMIHRDEALAEALAVKQPLGEYRSESLAADEVLTLANWCLLNLQETEV, encoded by the coding sequence ATGCCAGTCATTGCACTGCAAGGGGTACGTGGCGGTATTGGTGCAACGTCAATAACGGCAGCGCTAGCTTGGGCACTGCAAGAGCTGGGCGAGCCAGTATTGGCGATCGATCTTTCGCCGGATAACCTGTTGCGTTTGCACTTTAATACGCCTTTCGATCTGAACCGTGGTTGGGCAAGGGCGCAGTTGGAGGGCGCCGATTGGCAGCAGGGGGCGATGCGTTACTGCAACACGCTCGATTTTCTGCCGTTTGGCCATTTAACCCAGACCGAACAGCGTGAGTTACAGCAACAAAACCGTGAAACACCGGAACGCTGGCCGGATTTTCTGGCTCGGTTGCGCGCTTCTGGACACTATCGCTGGATCCTGCTGGATATTCCAGCGGGTAGCGATCCGCTGCAAGAGCAACAGTTGGCTATGGCAGACCGCGTTTTCGTGGTGCTTAACCCCGATGCCAACTGCCATGCACGCCTGCATCAGCAGCCCATGCCTGAAGGGTGCCATTTCCTGATCAATAATTTCGCCTCGACCAGTTCATTGCAGCAAGATCTTCATCAACTGTGGTTGCAAACGCTGGTGAACCTGTTGCCAGTGATGATTCATCGTGATGAGGCCCTGGCGGAAGCGCTAGCGGTGAAACAGCCACTGGGGGAATATCGTTCGGAAAGCCTGGCGGCTGATGAAGTGCTGACATTGGCCAATTGGTGCCTGCTTAATCTGCAGGAAACCGAGGTATGA